In the genome of Hymenobacter cellulosivorans, one region contains:
- a CDS encoding KUP/HAK/KT family potassium transporter, translating into MDAKHRHTAISTAGLLIALGIIYGDIGTSPLYVMKAIVPELIDPRLVLGGISCVLWTLTLQTTIKYVLLTLNADNNGEGGIFSLYALVRRRAAWLTVPAIIGGAALLADGVITPPISVSSAIEGLKQVYPHLSQDVIVYIVIAIIAALFFLQSFGTQIVGKAFGPIMFLWFSMLGVLGVSWIAQNPTILKAVNPYYAYELLVHYPGGFWLLGAVFLCTTGAEALYSDLGHCGKGNIRISWVFVKTCLVLNYFGQGAWLLSNQGQQLAGRNPFYELMPDWFLLIGIGIATIAAIIASQALITGSFTLVAEAIRLNMWPKVKLNYPTDVKGQLYVPSMNRLLLLGCIGVVLYFRESSNMEAAYGLAITLTMLMTTLLLTVWLRSKRVPLIVVVVFALIYGGIEGSFLVANLIKFPHGGWVSLAIGSTLIGVMYVWLRAYYIKRRLTEFVKIDPYMDALKELSNDESVPKYATHLVFMTSAERASEIESKIIYSIFQKRPKRADIYWFVHVDTTDEPYTMEYKVVELAPDDAFRITFRLGFRVEQRINLYFRKVVEDLVRNREVDITSRYESLSKQHVTGDFRFVVLEKFLSVENDFPVVEKLVMQAYFYIKQFIASEDKYFGLDTSSVKVEKVPLVITPVRDVALKRVM; encoded by the coding sequence ATGGACGCCAAACATCGGCACACTGCCATTTCCACTGCTGGCTTACTGATTGCCCTCGGAATTATCTACGGTGATATTGGCACCTCGCCGCTGTACGTAATGAAGGCCATAGTGCCCGAGCTGATTGACCCGCGGCTGGTACTGGGTGGTATTTCCTGCGTGCTCTGGACCCTGACGCTGCAAACCACCATCAAATACGTGTTGCTCACGCTCAATGCGGACAACAACGGCGAAGGCGGTATTTTCTCGCTCTACGCCCTGGTGCGCCGTCGGGCAGCTTGGCTGACCGTGCCAGCCATTATCGGGGGAGCTGCCCTGCTGGCCGACGGCGTTATTACGCCACCCATTTCGGTTTCGTCGGCTATTGAAGGGCTCAAGCAGGTCTATCCGCACCTGAGCCAGGACGTCATTGTCTACATCGTCATTGCCATCATTGCCGCCCTGTTTTTCCTGCAGAGCTTTGGCACCCAGATTGTCGGCAAGGCATTTGGACCCATTATGTTTCTGTGGTTCAGCATGCTGGGCGTATTGGGCGTAAGCTGGATTGCCCAAAACCCGACCATCCTGAAGGCCGTCAACCCCTACTACGCCTACGAGCTGCTGGTGCATTACCCCGGCGGCTTCTGGCTGCTGGGCGCTGTATTTCTGTGCACCACCGGGGCCGAGGCTTTGTATTCGGACCTGGGCCACTGCGGCAAGGGCAACATCCGCATCAGCTGGGTATTTGTCAAGACTTGCCTGGTGCTCAACTACTTCGGCCAGGGTGCCTGGCTGCTCAGCAACCAGGGCCAGCAGCTGGCCGGCCGCAACCCGTTCTATGAGCTCATGCCCGACTGGTTTCTGCTCATCGGTATCGGCATTGCCACTATTGCTGCCATTATTGCTTCCCAGGCCCTGATAACAGGCTCGTTTACGCTGGTAGCCGAAGCCATCCGCCTCAATATGTGGCCCAAAGTAAAGCTCAACTACCCCACCGACGTGAAGGGCCAGCTCTACGTGCCCAGCATGAACCGCCTGCTGCTGCTGGGCTGTATCGGGGTGGTACTGTACTTCCGCGAGTCGTCGAACATGGAAGCCGCCTACGGCCTGGCCATCACCCTGACCATGCTCATGACTACGCTGCTGCTGACCGTGTGGCTGCGCTCCAAGCGAGTACCACTCATCGTCGTGGTGGTCTTTGCATTAATCTACGGTGGTATCGAGGGCTCTTTTCTGGTGGCCAACTTAATTAAGTTTCCCCACGGAGGCTGGGTTTCTTTGGCCATCGGCTCGACCCTGATTGGGGTGATGTACGTGTGGCTGCGGGCCTACTACATTAAGCGCCGCCTGACGGAATTCGTCAAGATTGACCCCTACATGGACGCCCTAAAGGAGCTCAGCAACGATGAGTCGGTGCCGAAATATGCCACCCACCTGGTGTTTATGACCTCGGCTGAACGGGCCTCCGAAATCGAATCCAAAATCATCTACTCCATCTTCCAGAAGCGCCCCAAGCGGGCCGACATCTATTGGTTTGTGCACGTCGATACCACCGACGAGCCGTATACCATGGAGTACAAAGTGGTAGAGCTGGCCCCCGACGACGCCTTCCGTATCACGTTCCGTCTGGGTTTCCGCGTTGAGCAGCGCATCAACCTGTATTTCCGCAAAGTGGTGGAAGACCTGGTGCGCAACCGCGAAGTAGACATTACCTCCCGTTACGAGTCGCTAAGCAAGCAGCACGTCACCGGCGACTTCCGCTTCGTGGTGCTGGAGAAGTTCCTCTCGGTGGAAAATGACTTCCCGGTGGTCGAGAAGCTGGTTATGCAGGCCTACTTCTATATCAAACAGTTTATTGCCTCGGAGGATAAGTACTTCGGCCTCGACACGTCCTCGGTGAAGGTGGAAAAAGTGCCGCTGGTTATTACGCCCGTGCGCGACGTAGCCCTGAAACGGGTGATGTAA
- a CDS encoding FKBP-type peptidyl-prolyl cis-trans isomerase, with protein sequence MNLNSLQEQISYIIGRDLARNFAQQGLQLDIDVLAASLKEGLAGEPSRLSQEQMRSAMEQLQAQMGGPEEEDTQDSQDMSNNKQAGEDFLAENKNKPGVTTLPSGLQYEVLTEGNGQKPGPRSSVTTHYHGTLINGTVFDSSYQRGQPATFGVNQVIAGWTEALQLMPEGSKWRLYIPSDMAYGKRGAGRDIGPDSALIFDVELLKVNN encoded by the coding sequence ATGAACTTAAACAGCCTCCAGGAGCAAATCAGCTACATTATTGGGCGCGATTTGGCCCGCAACTTTGCCCAGCAGGGCTTGCAGCTCGACATCGACGTGCTGGCCGCCAGCCTCAAGGAAGGCCTAGCCGGCGAACCCAGCCGCCTGAGCCAGGAGCAGATGCGCAGCGCTATGGAGCAGCTGCAAGCCCAGATGGGCGGCCCTGAAGAAGAAGACACCCAAGATTCTCAAGATATGAGCAACAACAAACAGGCCGGCGAAGACTTCCTGGCCGAAAACAAGAACAAGCCCGGCGTAACGACCCTGCCCAGCGGCTTGCAGTACGAAGTGCTGACCGAAGGCAACGGCCAGAAGCCCGGCCCCCGCAGCTCGGTAACTACCCACTACCACGGCACGCTCATTAACGGCACCGTCTTCGACAGCAGCTACCAGCGCGGCCAGCCTGCTACGTTCGGCGTCAACCAGGTTATTGCCGGTTGGACAGAGGCCCTGCAACTGATGCCCGAAGGCTCGAAGTGGCGCCTCTACATCCCCTCCGACATGGCCTACGGTAAGCGTGGTGCCGGCCGCGACATCGGGCCCGACTCGGCCCTGATTTTCGACGTAGAGCTGTTGAAAGTAAACAACTGA
- a CDS encoding rhomboid family protein, translated as MDDLGIAGLAILAVTFLASYHGFKNPQYYDRYLFRVNDIRYGKQYHRLISSGFLHAGWWHLLINACTFYCFSSGIEDSVGVGNYLLIYFGSLVGGNLFSLFLHRHDSEYSAVGASGAITGLVFATIALYPGIRVGLLGVYLPGWLYGLLYVLYSATGITTRRDNIGHDAHLGGGIVGLLAAVAMFPELLRLNYGPIAALLLPTVAFVYLLLKKPQALLVGNIFGAAPEYQTLDDRYQARKRQQEAELDQLLDKISRQGLNSLSVREKKELEKLSK; from the coding sequence ATGGATGATTTAGGCATTGCTGGCCTCGCTATCCTGGCGGTTACCTTTCTGGCTTCCTACCACGGCTTCAAAAACCCGCAGTATTACGACCGGTACCTGTTCCGGGTCAACGACATTCGCTACGGCAAGCAATACCACCGGCTGATTTCCTCGGGCTTTCTGCACGCGGGCTGGTGGCATCTGCTGATTAATGCCTGCACCTTCTACTGCTTTAGCAGCGGTATCGAAGACAGCGTGGGCGTCGGCAACTACCTGCTTATCTACTTCGGCAGCCTGGTGGGCGGCAACCTGTTCTCGCTCTTTCTGCACCGTCACGATTCCGAATACTCGGCCGTGGGGGCTTCCGGAGCTATTACGGGCCTGGTATTCGCTACTATTGCCCTCTATCCCGGCATCCGCGTGGGACTGCTGGGCGTGTATCTGCCGGGCTGGCTCTACGGGCTGCTGTACGTGCTTTACTCGGCCACCGGCATCACTACCCGCCGCGACAATATCGGCCACGACGCCCACCTTGGCGGCGGTATTGTGGGCCTGCTAGCCGCCGTGGCTATGTTTCCGGAGCTGCTCCGCCTCAACTACGGACCTATTGCGGCCCTTCTACTGCCCACGGTAGCCTTTGTATACTTGTTGCTGAAAAAGCCCCAGGCATTGCTGGTAGGCAATATTTTCGGGGCTGCTCCCGAGTACCAAACCCTCGACGACCGGTACCAGGCCCGCAAGCGTCAGCAGGAAGCCGAACTAGACCAGCTGCTCGACAAAATTAGCCGCCAGGGCCTGAACAGCCTGAGTGTCCGGGAGAAAAAAGAACTGGAAAAGCTTTCCAAATAA
- a CDS encoding XAC2610-related protein produces MVRSWLLLPFCIAFLGPGLSSSAQAQRRFKLSNGSAQYSAELTVAGCAEDQCQGRGTVRLFSKQTKQLVQTFTSADLNFFLDNANHTQPTVNVVQLYGEQSPLIFADFNFDGTEDLAIRNGNNSSYGGPSYDVYVYASRPRKFVPSAELTALATENLGMFQLDTKRKRIITFEKSGCCWHLTTEYAVVPGQGLVEAKTVEEDATGAGEQVVVTTKEKVQGRWRTTVRRFPIKEYYKD; encoded by the coding sequence ATGGTACGTTCCTGGCTTCTACTCCCCTTCTGTATTGCTTTCTTGGGCCCCGGGCTAAGTAGTTCGGCGCAGGCCCAGCGCCGCTTTAAGCTATCCAACGGTTCGGCGCAGTACTCGGCGGAGCTCACAGTAGCCGGCTGCGCCGAGGATCAATGCCAGGGCCGGGGCACGGTGCGGCTGTTCAGCAAGCAAACCAAGCAGCTGGTACAGACCTTCACATCGGCGGATCTGAATTTCTTTCTCGACAACGCCAACCACACCCAGCCGACCGTGAATGTGGTGCAACTCTACGGCGAGCAAAGCCCGCTGATTTTTGCCGACTTCAACTTCGATGGCACCGAGGACCTGGCCATCCGCAACGGCAACAACAGCAGCTACGGCGGCCCCTCCTACGACGTATACGTGTACGCCAGCCGCCCCCGCAAATTTGTACCGAGTGCGGAGCTGACGGCCCTGGCCACCGAAAACCTGGGCATGTTTCAGCTGGACACCAAGCGTAAGCGCATCATTACGTTCGAGAAAAGCGGCTGCTGCTGGCACCTGACCACCGAGTATGCCGTGGTGCCGGGCCAGGGTCTGGTGGAGGCCAAAACAGTGGAAGAAGACGCTACCGGCGCCGGGGAGCAGGTCGTCGTCACGACCAAGGAAAAGGTGCAGGGCCGTTGGCGCACCACGGTGCGGCGCTTTCCCATCAAGGAGTACTACAAGGACTAG
- a CDS encoding polysaccharide deacetylase family protein yields MKIPLLLLPGLLCLGTAATAQAQTTSVWNNKQCAVVLTYDDALDSNLDVVVPALDSVKLRGTFYLIGSSPVVAKRLPEWRRAAQRGHELGNHALMHPCDGSRPGRGFVTPDTDLSKYTLTRAVSEVRACNTLLNAIDGKTARTFAYPCGDLTIGGVKFYDQLQNEFVAARGVTSGLQTPAQIDLTNIDAYMINGQSGDYLVDLVKQAQQSHTLLVFLFHGVGGGHGLNVDLKAHRQLLRYLKSQEKNIWVAPMVDVATKVKASQTAPAGKR; encoded by the coding sequence ATGAAAATTCCGCTTCTCTTGCTGCCAGGTCTGCTTTGCCTAGGTACTGCCGCTACTGCCCAGGCCCAAACCACCAGCGTGTGGAACAACAAGCAGTGCGCCGTGGTACTGACCTACGATGACGCTCTCGACTCGAACCTGGACGTTGTGGTGCCGGCCCTCGACTCGGTGAAGCTGCGCGGCACGTTCTACCTGATTGGCTCCTCGCCGGTGGTGGCCAAGCGCCTGCCGGAGTGGCGGCGGGCCGCCCAGCGCGGCCACGAGCTCGGCAACCACGCCCTGATGCACCCCTGCGACGGGAGCCGGCCCGGGCGCGGCTTCGTAACGCCCGACACCGACCTGAGCAAGTACACCCTGACCCGGGCCGTGAGTGAGGTGCGGGCCTGCAATACCCTGCTCAACGCCATCGACGGCAAAACGGCCCGCACCTTTGCCTACCCCTGTGGCGACCTGACCATCGGCGGGGTGAAGTTCTACGACCAGCTCCAAAACGAATTTGTGGCGGCCCGCGGCGTTACTTCGGGCCTGCAAACCCCGGCTCAGATTGATCTGACCAACATCGACGCCTACATGATTAACGGGCAGTCGGGCGACTACCTGGTGGATTTGGTAAAGCAGGCCCAACAGTCGCACACGCTGCTGGTGTTTCTGTTTCACGGCGTGGGCGGCGGACACGGGCTCAACGTGGACCTGAAAGCCCACCGCCAGTTGCTGCGCTACCTTAAAAGCCAGGAAAAGAACATCTGGGTGGCCCCTATGGTCGACGTAGCCACCAAGGTAAAGGCCAGCCAGACGGCTCCGGCCGGCAAACGCTAA
- a CDS encoding OmpA family protein, which produces MLPIPAAAQQLNGVWQGVEISPPKTDFYPAVLTVGSYSGETVTGVLYEEVQKAPGYSATFRMSGTVKGNVLQLSHSSVLQESSEQGYGWCQGVILFTYDATEEKLSGRAMYRPSHSDCDGGLYTLYRVRLKSPATVLVAVPTTLRVTGQQVHWYADAALQHPLATGNEFRTKLSKTTTFYLTQGFFPTHRPAGVPITIRVAEPATKVLAKKQPTKAAPRPARAAAPVVLPTVLFHTTTAQLLPESAPVLDKLAQSLKARPAVQLRIAGHTDQIGEAAKNQVLSEQRAQAVKQYLVQAGIAPQRLKTVGYGHSRLLYPTPDVRNRRVEIEETP; this is translated from the coding sequence ATGCTACCCATTCCGGCTGCGGCCCAACAGCTGAATGGCGTGTGGCAGGGAGTAGAAATAAGTCCACCCAAAACGGACTTTTACCCCGCCGTGCTTACCGTGGGCTCCTACTCCGGGGAAACAGTAACGGGCGTGCTCTACGAGGAGGTTCAGAAAGCTCCAGGCTATAGCGCCACGTTTCGCATGAGCGGCACCGTCAAGGGAAACGTGCTGCAGCTTTCCCATTCCAGTGTGCTGCAGGAGTCGAGTGAGCAGGGCTATGGCTGGTGTCAGGGCGTTATCCTCTTCACCTACGACGCAACTGAAGAAAAGCTCAGTGGCCGAGCCATGTACCGCCCCTCCCACTCTGATTGCGACGGAGGCCTGTATACCCTCTACCGGGTGCGTCTAAAGTCGCCAGCCACGGTACTGGTCGCCGTACCCACCACCCTGCGCGTGACGGGCCAGCAGGTGCACTGGTACGCCGATGCAGCCCTGCAGCATCCCTTGGCCACCGGCAACGAGTTCCGCACCAAGCTCAGCAAGACCACCACGTTTTACCTTACCCAGGGCTTTTTCCCGACCCACCGGCCAGCGGGAGTACCCATTACGATTCGGGTGGCGGAACCTGCTACGAAGGTCCTGGCAAAAAAGCAGCCGACCAAGGCGGCCCCGCGACCGGCTCGGGCAGCAGCGCCAGTAGTATTGCCTACGGTGCTGTTCCACACTACCACGGCTCAGCTCTTGCCGGAATCGGCCCCGGTGCTGGATAAGCTGGCCCAATCCCTGAAGGCCCGGCCCGCCGTGCAGCTGCGCATCGCCGGCCACACCGATCAGATTGGCGAGGCCGCCAAGAATCAGGTGTTGTCTGAGCAGCGGGCCCAGGCCGTGAAGCAGTATCTGGTGCAGGCCGGCATTGCCCCCCAGCGCCTTAAAACAGTAGGCTATGGCCATTCCCGCTTGCTCTACCCCACCCCCGATGTCCGAAACCGCCGGGTGGAAATCGAGGAAACCCCGTAG
- a CDS encoding OmpA family protein: MKRSFWYGIVGLLLAGPAHAQSLAGVWQGVETDTGEPGTTWPAVLRIQKGKGTGLFGVLYQEVSGQPSTSVTFQVQGTPTAGGLRVEHGRKLNETGGSAFTYWCDGAITFTYDPAQEKLSGKATYRPVGDCDVGSFTFYRVKLKSAATVAAGAETTIRVTGRNVLWYADAELKKPVTTGNTYRTKLSKTTTFYLAQGYYPTKQSPVVPITIRVTGSAPTPKAAPPLAALPTPEPSPVLPPLDTARPAPAPAPVVVAPAPVVLPTVLFKLGTAELLADGIPALNQLVAELKARPALRVRIAGHTDKVGEPEKNQALSEQRAEAVKVFLVKAGIAADRISTIGYGDTRPLYSSPDARNRRVEVEEVK, encoded by the coding sequence ATGAAACGCAGCTTTTGGTATGGCATTGTGGGCCTGCTACTGGCAGGCCCGGCACACGCCCAGTCCCTGGCGGGCGTCTGGCAGGGCGTGGAAACCGACACCGGAGAGCCCGGCACGACCTGGCCCGCCGTGCTCCGCATTCAGAAAGGCAAGGGTACTGGCCTGTTTGGGGTGCTCTACCAGGAAGTCAGTGGGCAACCCAGCACGTCGGTTACTTTTCAGGTGCAGGGTACGCCCACGGCGGGCGGCCTGCGGGTGGAACACGGGCGCAAGCTCAACGAAACCGGCGGCTCCGCCTTTACTTATTGGTGCGACGGCGCCATCACCTTTACCTACGACCCGGCCCAGGAAAAGCTGTCCGGCAAAGCCACCTACCGGCCCGTCGGCGACTGTGACGTGGGCAGCTTCACGTTTTACCGGGTTAAGCTCAAATCGGCGGCGACGGTGGCGGCCGGCGCCGAAACCACGATTCGCGTCACGGGCCGCAACGTGCTCTGGTACGCCGACGCGGAGCTGAAAAAGCCCGTCACAACGGGCAACACTTACCGCACCAAGCTCAGCAAGACCACCACGTTTTACCTGGCCCAGGGCTATTATCCGACCAAGCAAAGCCCAGTGGTGCCCATCACCATCCGGGTGACGGGCAGCGCCCCCACGCCCAAGGCCGCGCCCCCGCTAGCGGCCCTGCCTACACCGGAACCCTCGCCGGTACTGCCGCCCCTGGATACGGCCCGCCCCGCCCCGGCTCCCGCGCCCGTGGTAGTAGCGCCAGCTCCGGTAGTGCTGCCTACGGTGCTTTTTAAGCTGGGCACGGCCGAGCTGCTGGCCGACGGAATTCCGGCGCTTAACCAACTCGTGGCCGAGCTCAAGGCCCGGCCCGCGCTGCGGGTGCGCATTGCCGGTCATACCGACAAAGTCGGGGAACCGGAGAAAAACCAGGCCCTTTCCGAGCAGCGGGCCGAGGCCGTAAAAGTCTTCCTGGTCAAAGCTGGCATTGCCGCAGACCGTATCAGTACCATCGGCTACGGCGACACCCGGCCGCTCTACTCCTCGCCCGATGCCCGCAACCGGCGGGTAGAAGTAGAAGAAGTAAAATAG
- a CDS encoding DinB family protein has protein sequence MLTETLRQLFSRDLHRLRQEITLYQDERTLWLTDKAVTNSAGNLCLHLVGNLRTYIGAELGGVAYVRQRDLEFSARHVPRTELLALLDETARLVEETLRTLPASKLAEEYPLLVLEARTSTEYFLVHLASHLAYHLGQVNYHRRLLDC, from the coding sequence ATGCTAACCGAAACCTTACGCCAGCTTTTCAGCCGCGACCTGCACCGCCTCCGCCAGGAAATCACGCTTTACCAGGACGAGCGTACCCTCTGGCTGACCGATAAAGCTGTAACCAACTCGGCCGGCAACCTGTGCCTGCACCTGGTGGGCAACCTGCGCACCTACATCGGGGCTGAGCTGGGCGGCGTGGCTTACGTCCGCCAGCGCGACCTGGAGTTTTCCGCCAGGCACGTACCGCGCACCGAACTGCTGGCGCTGCTAGACGAAACGGCCCGCCTCGTGGAGGAAACGCTGCGCACGCTGCCCGCCAGTAAGCTGGCCGAGGAATATCCCTTGCTGGTTCTTGAGGCCCGTACTTCAACCGAGTATTTTCTGGTACATCTGGCCTCGCACCTGGCCTACCATCTGGGGCAGGTCAACTACCACCGCCGCCTGCTGGATTGCTGA
- a CDS encoding aldo/keto reductase, with the protein MTTTAAPTITIAPHSAQPLPVSRLGYGTMRLPGPEVWGEPANRAEALQILRTAVELGVNFLDTADYYGQDVTNRLIREALHPYPADLVICTKVGATRRPDKSWVPYNRPENLRASIDNNLRTLGQDQIQLVHLRLMGHGPVPLQEQLEAMFEMQREGKILHVGLSNVTRPELEEGLRLGPIASVENMYSYAQRTTVQLPHGANPGGEEVLDLCEQHGIPLIPFFSLLHALPKADNRIGEIARKYQASEAQVNLAWLLHKSPVLLPIPGTSSLAHLRDNLQARDLQLSAEDMAYLG; encoded by the coding sequence ATGACCACCACAGCCGCCCCAACCATTACCATTGCTCCCCACTCGGCCCAGCCGCTCCCTGTTTCGCGCCTGGGCTACGGCACCATGCGCCTGCCCGGCCCCGAGGTGTGGGGCGAGCCCGCTAACCGCGCCGAGGCCCTGCAGATTCTGCGCACGGCCGTGGAATTAGGCGTAAACTTTCTGGACACGGCCGACTACTACGGCCAGGATGTAACCAACCGCCTGATCCGCGAAGCCCTGCACCCCTACCCGGCCGACCTGGTTATCTGCACCAAAGTAGGCGCCACCCGCCGCCCCGATAAAAGCTGGGTGCCCTATAACCGTCCCGAAAATCTGCGCGCCAGCATCGACAACAACCTGCGTACTCTGGGCCAGGACCAGATTCAGCTGGTACACCTGCGCCTGATGGGCCACGGACCGGTGCCACTACAGGAGCAGCTGGAAGCTATGTTCGAGATGCAGCGGGAAGGCAAGATTCTGCACGTGGGCCTGAGCAACGTGACCCGGCCGGAGCTGGAAGAAGGCCTGCGTCTGGGGCCCATTGCCAGCGTAGAAAACATGTACAGCTACGCCCAGCGCACGACCGTGCAGCTGCCTCACGGCGCTAACCCCGGCGGGGAGGAAGTGCTGGACTTGTGCGAGCAGCACGGTATTCCGCTGATTCCCTTTTTTTCCCTGCTGCACGCCCTGCCCAAAGCTGACAACCGAATCGGCGAAATAGCGCGCAAGTACCAAGCTTCGGAAGCCCAGGTGAACCTGGCCTGGCTGCTGCATAAGTCGCCCGTGCTGCTGCCCATCCCGGGCACGTCCTCCCTGGCCCACCTGCGCGACAACCTGCAGGCCCGGGACCTGCAACTCAGCGCCGAAGACATGGCGTATCTGGGCTAG
- a CDS encoding peptidoglycan D,D-transpeptidase FtsI family protein, with amino-acid sequence MRIANHRWKNVLLALLVTFTACSSPDQPTSAPVQDPSTGEVYTPRRVVVSDSLIRGRLLDRNDSVLVDTRLQYLLKLPRRALDTLALGELLGWDSTTVRRRIQEALPYKDAYGVAVQLRLTKKEAERIRRDSSATVPQLTLTERYQRTYTTPAGAPVLGYRSAEAQAFLRQARRYRRGRFYRLRNGGVEAYYNGLLTGHHGYLHPLLDKKGQPHGTWAKDTVFQQGQDLHLTIDAKLQAYAEKLLGNRRGYLVALDPRTGEILAYVSAPVYPAATITAPDQAAARAELLEHEDLPLLNRPAMLANPPGSVFKLVNAAIALQMNAITPGSAFRCDQTLVSCVHHHKPATSLTKGLKYSCNPYFYQVMQSLIDCVPDSLAQDTVGARHANLAQWRRYARSFGLDSVLGVDMPREAPGFLPTPAYYDKARRTRGWTYRSIYSLSIGQGEINLTGLQMANMAAIIANRGWYYPPHLVRGIGENGPLHRFTRKRHTLIDSAHFAALVPGMVAVMQRGGTADASSLADVGITVAGKTGTVENDEGDDHAAFVGFAPADNPKIAVAVYLENAGFGATAAAPCAVMVMEKHLRGYIAPKRKRWEKRIQHRAKQGY; translated from the coding sequence ATGCGCATTGCTAACCACCGGTGGAAAAACGTCCTGCTAGCCCTGCTAGTGACTTTCACCGCCTGCTCTTCCCCCGACCAGCCCACCAGCGCCCCCGTTCAAGACCCTAGCACCGGCGAAGTCTACACCCCAAGACGCGTTGTGGTTTCCGATTCCCTCATCCGGGGCCGCCTCCTCGACCGGAACGACTCCGTGCTGGTCGATACCCGCCTCCAGTACCTGCTTAAGCTGCCCCGCCGCGCCCTCGACACCCTGGCCCTGGGCGAGCTGCTGGGCTGGGATTCCACCACCGTCCGCCGACGCATCCAGGAGGCCCTGCCCTATAAAGATGCCTATGGCGTCGCCGTCCAGCTCCGCCTGACCAAGAAAGAAGCCGAGCGTATCCGCCGCGACAGTAGCGCCACCGTGCCCCAGCTTACTCTCACCGAGCGGTACCAGCGCACCTATACTACCCCTGCCGGGGCCCCCGTGCTGGGGTACCGCAGCGCCGAGGCCCAGGCCTTCCTGCGCCAAGCCCGGCGTTACCGGCGGGGCCGCTTCTACCGGCTGCGCAACGGTGGCGTCGAGGCTTATTACAACGGCTTGCTCACCGGTCACCACGGCTACCTGCATCCGCTGCTCGACAAGAAAGGCCAGCCGCACGGCACCTGGGCCAAGGACACCGTCTTCCAACAGGGCCAGGACCTGCACCTGACCATCGACGCCAAGCTCCAGGCCTACGCCGAAAAGCTGCTCGGCAACCGCCGCGGCTACCTCGTGGCCCTGGACCCGCGCACCGGCGAAATCCTGGCTTACGTGTCGGCCCCGGTGTACCCGGCCGCCACCATCACCGCCCCCGACCAGGCCGCCGCCCGCGCCGAGCTGCTAGAACACGAAGACCTGCCCCTGCTCAACCGGCCTGCCATGCTGGCCAACCCACCCGGCTCGGTCTTTAAGCTCGTGAATGCCGCCATTGCGTTGCAGATGAACGCCATTACCCCCGGCTCGGCCTTCCGCTGCGACCAGACCTTGGTGAGCTGCGTGCACCACCACAAGCCGGCCACCAGCCTGACCAAGGGCCTCAAGTACAGCTGCAACCCCTACTTCTACCAGGTCATGCAGAGCCTCATCGACTGCGTACCCGATTCCCTGGCCCAGGACACGGTCGGCGCCCGGCACGCCAACCTGGCCCAGTGGCGGCGCTACGCCCGTTCCTTCGGCCTCGATTCGGTGCTGGGCGTGGACATGCCCCGCGAAGCGCCCGGCTTTCTGCCCACCCCAGCCTACTACGACAAGGCCCGCCGCACCCGGGGCTGGACCTACCGCTCTATCTACTCGCTCAGCATCGGGCAGGGCGAAATCAACCTGACGGGCCTGCAAATGGCGAATATGGCCGCCATTATTGCTAACCGCGGCTGGTATTACCCGCCCCACCTGGTGCGCGGCATCGGCGAGAATGGCCCCTTGCACCGCTTTACCCGCAAGCGCCACACCCTGATCGACAGTGCCCACTTTGCGGCCCTGGTGCCCGGCATGGTGGCCGTGATGCAGCGCGGCGGCACCGCCGACGCCTCCAGCCTGGCCGACGTGGGCATCACCGTGGCGGGCAAAACCGGTACCGTCGAAAACGACGAGGGCGACGACCACGCCGCCTTCGTCGGCTTTGCCCCGGCCGATAATCCCAAGATTGCCGTGGCCGTCTACCTCGAAAACGCCGGCTTCGGGGCCACGGCTGCTGCCCCCTGTGCCGTGATGGTAATGGAAAAGCACCTGCGCGGTTACATTGCGCCCAAGCGTAAGCGCTGGGAAAAGCGGATTCAACACCGGGCGAAGCAAGGCTACTAG